From the Leptolyngbya sp. O-77 genome, one window contains:
- a CDS encoding NAD-dependent succinate-semialdehyde dehydrogenase, with the protein MGIATVNPATGETLQTFDPITDGAIARAIDAAQHTFESYRHTPLTQRAQWLYAAAEILEQEKAEFGKMMTLEMGKPIGPSIAEVEKSAWVCRFYAENAEKFLAPVPIETDASHSYVTYQPLGIVLAVMPWNFPFWQVFRFAAPALMAGNVGLLKHASNVPQSALAIQDILERAGFPKGAFQTLLIGADKVAQIVADDRIKAATLTGSEPAGASLAATAGKYLKKTVLELGGSDPFVVMESADLDAAVSMAVTARMINNGQSCIAAKRFIVQEAIADAFTQALVEKYKALKIGDPLLPETQIGPLATPAILHEVHHQVEACIDAGGKVLIGGDPDDVPTKADAKLSQGNFYPPTIIVDVPPDAPVAKEEIFGPVAMVFRVADLDAAIRLANSTPFGLGASAWTRIPEEGDRLVAELEAGSVFLNSMVKSDPRLPFGGIKRSGYGRELGREGILEFVNVKTVWIK; encoded by the coding sequence ATGGGAATCGCTACAGTAAACCCGGCGACTGGCGAAACGCTACAGACATTTGATCCAATAACCGATGGGGCGATCGCCCGCGCCATCGACGCTGCCCAACACACGTTCGAGTCTTATCGCCACACCCCCTTGACCCAGCGGGCCCAGTGGCTCTACGCCGCTGCCGAAATTCTAGAACAAGAAAAGGCAGAATTCGGCAAAATGATGACGCTGGAAATGGGCAAGCCCATCGGCCCATCGATTGCCGAAGTGGAAAAATCCGCCTGGGTCTGCCGCTTTTATGCCGAAAATGCGGAAAAATTCCTTGCGCCCGTGCCCATCGAAACTGACGCCAGCCACAGCTACGTGACCTACCAACCGCTGGGCATTGTGCTGGCAGTGATGCCGTGGAACTTTCCCTTCTGGCAGGTGTTTCGGTTTGCGGCTCCGGCGCTGATGGCGGGCAACGTGGGCTTGCTCAAGCACGCCTCCAATGTGCCCCAGTCGGCCCTGGCAATTCAGGACATTCTCGAGCGGGCTGGATTTCCCAAAGGTGCGTTTCAGACGCTGCTGATCGGCGCAGATAAGGTAGCGCAAATCGTCGCGGACGATCGCATCAAAGCCGCCACGCTGACGGGCAGCGAACCCGCCGGAGCCAGCCTGGCCGCCACCGCTGGAAAGTACCTCAAAAAAACGGTGCTGGAACTGGGCGGTAGCGATCCGTTTGTCGTGATGGAGAGCGCCGATCTGGATGCCGCCGTGTCGATGGCCGTGACCGCTCGCATGATCAATAACGGTCAATCCTGTATCGCCGCCAAGCGCTTTATCGTGCAGGAGGCGATCGCTGATGCATTCACTCAAGCCTTAGTCGAGAAGTACAAAGCGCTGAAAATCGGCGATCCGCTGCTGCCCGAAACCCAAATCGGGCCACTGGCCACGCCCGCCATTCTGCATGAGGTTCATCACCAGGTCGAAGCCTGCATCGACGCGGGCGGCAAGGTGCTGATCGGCGGCGACCCGGACGACGTGCCCACCAAAGCCGATGCCAAACTCAGTCAGGGTAACTTCTACCCGCCCACGATCATCGTCGATGTGCCGCCCGACGCGCCCGTTGCCAAGGAAGAAATTTTTGGCCCGGTGGCTATGGTCTTCCGCGTGGCTGACCTAGATGCCGCCATCCGCCTGGCCAACAGCACCCCGTTTGGTCTGGGAGCCAGCGCCTGGACGCGAATCCCAGAAGAGGGCGATCGCCTCGTCGCGGAACTGGAAGCGGGCAGCGTCTTCCTCAACAGCATGGTGAAATCTGACCCGCGCCTCCCCTTCGGCGGCATCAAGCGCTCCGGCTACGGCCGCGAACTCGGCCGCGAAGGCATTTTGGAGTTTGTCAACGTCAAAACCGTCTGGATTAAGTAA
- a CDS encoding LysR family transcriptional regulator translates to MIHATLHQLKVFEATARHGSFTRAAEELFLTQPTVSMQVKQLTKAIGLPLFEQVGKRLFLTDAGRELFSTCQDIFGKLEQLEMSIADLKGMKQGRLRLAVITTAKYFLPRLLGPFCQKYPGVDISLTVTNHERVIERLGNNQDDLYVMSQLPENLDIVAHPFLDNPLVVIGPKTHPLAKEKNISLKRLAEETFIMREPGSGTRRAFQKLLDDHDLSVRVRLELGSNEAIKQAIAGGLGLAVLSSHTIAHDGSMGELMAFDVEGFPIPRKWYVVHLSGKQLSVVASTFLDYLQVAAAQMEETGVIPTLV, encoded by the coding sequence GTGATTCACGCGACGCTGCATCAGCTCAAGGTCTTTGAAGCAACGGCCCGGCACGGCAGCTTTACACGGGCGGCAGAGGAGCTATTTCTGACCCAGCCCACCGTGTCCATGCAGGTAAAGCAACTCACTAAAGCAATCGGTCTGCCCCTGTTTGAGCAAGTCGGCAAGCGATTGTTTCTGACCGATGCAGGACGGGAACTGTTTTCCACCTGCCAGGATATTTTTGGCAAGCTCGAACAGCTTGAAATGAGCATTGCTGACCTAAAGGGCATGAAGCAGGGCCGGCTGCGGCTGGCAGTGATCACAACGGCAAAATACTTCCTGCCGCGTCTGCTTGGCCCCTTTTGCCAAAAATATCCCGGTGTCGATATTTCCCTCACCGTCACCAACCACGAGCGCGTCATCGAGCGCCTGGGCAACAACCAGGACGATCTATATGTGATGAGCCAACTGCCCGAAAACCTGGACATCGTAGCCCATCCGTTTCTAGACAATCCGCTGGTAGTGATCGGCCCCAAAACTCACCCCCTGGCAAAAGAAAAAAATATTTCCCTCAAGCGCCTCGCCGAAGAAACCTTCATTATGCGGGAGCCAGGATCGGGCACGCGCCGAGCCTTTCAAAAATTGCTGGATGACCACGATCTGTCGGTGCGGGTGCGGCTAGAACTGGGCAGCAATGAGGCCATCAAGCAGGCGATCGCCGGAGGGTTGGGGCTGGCAGTCCTGTCGTCGCACACCATCGCCCACGACGGCTCCATGGGCGAACTGATGGCCTTCGATGTCGAAGGCTTCCCGATTCCCCGCAAATGGTATGTTGTCCACCTGTCAGGAAAGCAGCTTTCGGTCGTCGCCTCCACCTTCCTCGACTATCTGCAAGTCGCCGCCGCCCAAATGGAAGAAACAGGCGTAATTCCCACGCTGGTCTAG
- the folD gene encoding bifunctional methylenetetrahydrofolate dehydrogenase/methenyltetrahydrofolate cyclohydrolase FolD produces the protein MADILDGKALAQKIQAELAQQIAAIKAAGGRSPGLAVLMVGDNPASAAYVRNKERACEKLGMVSLGKHFPADTTQAELSRVIDELNHDDRVDGILVQLPLPEHLDSVALLNQIHPDKDADGLHPMNLGRLVRGEVGLQSCTPAGVMKLLEEYHIDPRGKHAVVIGRSILVGKPLGLMLLAQDATVTMAHSRTPDLAAVARSADILVAAVGRPNLITADMVKPGAAVIDVGINRITDDGGSRLVGDVDFVSVKDVASWITPVPGGVGPMTVTMLMANTVWSYLRRVAE, from the coding sequence ATGGCGGATATTTTGGATGGCAAAGCGCTGGCTCAAAAAATTCAGGCAGAACTGGCTCAGCAAATCGCAGCGATCAAAGCAGCCGGAGGGCGATCGCCCGGTCTGGCGGTGCTGATGGTGGGCGACAATCCCGCCAGCGCTGCCTACGTCCGCAACAAAGAACGCGCCTGCGAGAAACTGGGCATGGTGTCCCTGGGTAAGCATTTTCCCGCCGATACGACTCAAGCAGAACTGTCGCGGGTCATCGACGAACTCAACCATGATGATCGCGTAGACGGCATCTTGGTGCAGCTTCCCCTGCCCGAACACCTGGATTCCGTTGCCCTGCTCAACCAAATTCACCCCGACAAAGATGCCGACGGGCTGCACCCCATGAACCTGGGTCGCCTAGTGCGCGGCGAAGTGGGGCTACAAAGCTGCACCCCCGCAGGCGTAATGAAACTGCTGGAGGAATATCACATCGATCCCAGGGGCAAACACGCCGTCGTCATCGGGCGTAGCATCCTGGTTGGCAAGCCCCTCGGCCTCATGCTGCTAGCCCAAGATGCCACCGTCACGATGGCTCATTCCCGCACACCCGACTTGGCTGCTGTTGCCCGCTCTGCCGATATCCTGGTCGCCGCTGTCGGCCGCCCCAACTTGATCACTGCCGATATGGTCAAACCTGGGGCCGCTGTGATTGACGTGGGCATCAACCGCATCACCGACGACGGCGGCAGTCGTTTGGTCGGCGACGTAGACTTTGTATCGGTCAAAGACGTGGCCTCCTGGATCACGCCCGTCCCCGGCGGCGTTGGGCCGATGACCGTAACGATGCTAATGGCAAATACGGTGTGGAGTTATTTAAGGAGAGTGGCGGAGTGA
- the crtE gene encoding geranylgeranyl diphosphate synthase CrtE has protein sequence MVATQVFDLSGYLAERQAIVEAALDQSLPVVYPETIYESMRYSLMAGGKRLRPILCLATCEMLGGTVEMALPTACALEMIHTMSLIHDDLPAMDNDDYRRGKLTNHKVYGEDIAILAGDGLLTYAFEYIAARTAGVPSDRTLQVIVHLSRAVGAAGLVGGQVVDLESEGKPDVTLETLTWIHRHKTGALLEASVVCGAILAGASAEDQQRLSRYSQDIGLAFQIVDDVLDLTATPEELGKSVGKDVQAQKATYPSFWGIEESKRQAAQLIASAKAELSPYGTRAQPLLAIADYITARTH, from the coding sequence ATGGTGGCGACTCAAGTTTTTGATTTATCGGGTTATTTGGCAGAGCGACAGGCAATCGTAGAAGCGGCGCTGGATCAATCCCTTCCAGTGGTCTATCCCGAAACGATCTACGAGTCGATGCGTTATTCCCTGATGGCAGGGGGCAAACGGCTGCGGCCGATTTTGTGTTTGGCGACTTGCGAGATGCTAGGCGGCACGGTGGAAATGGCGCTGCCGACGGCCTGTGCCCTGGAGATGATTCACACCATGTCGCTGATTCATGATGACCTGCCCGCGATGGACAACGACGACTATCGCCGGGGCAAACTCACGAATCATAAGGTTTACGGCGAGGACATCGCGATTCTGGCGGGTGACGGGCTGTTGACCTATGCATTTGAATACATTGCTGCAAGAACGGCGGGCGTGCCGAGCGATCGCACGCTTCAGGTCATCGTTCACCTGAGTCGGGCGGTCGGCGCGGCGGGTCTGGTGGGCGGACAGGTTGTGGATCTGGAATCGGAAGGGAAGCCGGACGTGACCCTGGAAACGCTGACCTGGATTCATCGCCACAAGACCGGGGCGCTGCTAGAAGCATCGGTCGTCTGCGGAGCGATCCTGGCAGGCGCTTCGGCAGAAGATCAGCAGCGGCTATCTAGATATTCGCAAGATATTGGGCTGGCGTTCCAGATCGTGGACGATGTGCTGGACTTGACGGCTACGCCGGAGGAACTGGGAAAATCGGTAGGCAAGGACGTGCAGGCGCAGAAGGCTACGTATCCCAGTTTTTGGGGCATTGAAGAATCGAAGCGGCAGGCGGCGCAGCTGATCGCCAGCGCCAAGGCAGAGTTGTCGCCCTATGGCACTCGCGCCCAGCCGCTTTTGGCGATCGCCGACTATATCACTGCCCGCACGCATTAA
- a CDS encoding divergent PAP2 family protein yields MQDFGLVFQNVVLWVAVAACLIAQVLKLIVELARHGKVSFRTVVNTGGMPSAHSAFVTALACGVGQSSGWDSPEFAVAVVFAIIVMYDAAGVRQAAGKQARVLNKIVGEFFEDAEFHEERLKELLGHTPVQVIAGCALGVVVSWLAAKAY; encoded by the coding sequence ATGCAGGATTTTGGTCTAGTCTTTCAAAACGTCGTGCTGTGGGTTGCGGTTGCGGCCTGTCTTATAGCCCAGGTGCTAAAGCTAATCGTAGAGTTGGCCCGTCATGGCAAGGTTAGCTTTCGCACGGTTGTCAACACGGGCGGGATGCCCAGCGCCCACTCTGCATTCGTCACGGCGCTCGCCTGTGGTGTGGGGCAATCTTCCGGCTGGGACAGTCCTGAGTTTGCGGTGGCGGTGGTGTTTGCCATCATCGTGATGTATGACGCGGCAGGCGTGCGGCAGGCGGCCGGCAAGCAGGCCCGCGTGCTGAACAAAATCGTGGGCGAATTTTTTGAAGATGCCGAATTTCACGAAGAGCGGCTCAAGGAACTGCTAGGACACACGCCCGTTCAGGTGATTGCGGGCTGTGCGCTGGGCGTTGTGGTCTCCTGGCTGGCGGCGAAGGCCTACTGA
- a CDS encoding glutathione S-transferase family protein — protein MLPLTLIIGNKNYSSWSLRPWLAMHQMAVPFTEIRLPLDTPEFYAQIERYSPSRRVPALRQGDWVIWESLAICEYVAELFPDRPWYPADPQVRAIARAVSHEMHAGFAKLRTHMPMDVRSRYPGKGRAPGVQADIDRITSLWRECRSNYGSEGEFLFGGFGIADAMYAPVVSRFVTYGVALDPVCQADADAVWALPSMQAWITDAQQETEVLTHP, from the coding sequence ATGCTTCCCCTCACGCTCATCATCGGCAACAAAAACTACTCCTCTTGGTCTTTGCGCCCGTGGCTGGCGATGCACCAAATGGCCGTGCCTTTTACTGAAATTCGGCTACCGCTAGATACGCCAGAGTTTTACGCTCAGATTGAGCGCTACTCCCCATCGCGGCGGGTTCCTGCGCTGCGGCAGGGCGATTGGGTCATTTGGGAATCGCTGGCGATTTGTGAGTATGTTGCAGAACTGTTTCCCGATCGCCCTTGGTATCCCGCCGATCCTCAGGTCAGGGCGATCGCCCGTGCGGTGAGCCACGAAATGCACGCTGGATTTGCCAAACTGCGGACTCATATGCCGATGGACGTGCGATCGCGCTATCCAGGCAAAGGCCGCGCTCCGGGCGTGCAGGCTGATATCGACCGCATCACATCCCTGTGGCGCGAGTGCCGCAGCAACTATGGCAGCGAGGGTGAGTTTCTGTTTGGTGGCTTTGGCATTGCCGATGCAATGTATGCCCCGGTGGTATCGCGCTTTGTCACCTATGGAGTGGCGCTTGATCCGGTATGCCAGGCCGATGCCGATGCCGTGTGGGCGCTGCCGAGTATGCAGGCATGGATTACAGACGCTCAACAAGAAACCGAAGTCCTGACTCACCCATAA
- a CDS encoding HAD family hydrolase, whose product MVAQRVTQSGRLTSIQGLFAMRSLSGLTLFCDFDGPIIDVSDRYYETYLLGLSDVQTFYQTRGVSVPVHRLSKAQFWDMKQNRVPDVEIALRSGLRGDQIEVFLKRVVEIVNRPDLLQKDTLQPGARWALSLLRAQGARLVLVTLRCRDQATQVLESHGLLDLFNGIWGMQDAGAAYANQAEHKTGLLAEAIATMGSGSTAWMVGDTEADVIAGQAAGIATIALTCGIRSQSYLKKFEPTRLHSDLLSAVHYLVYQSENCSMSVA is encoded by the coding sequence ATGGTTGCCCAACGGGTCACCCAATCTGGGCGCTTGACCTCCATCCAAGGACTCTTCGCAATGCGATCGCTCTCCGGACTTACCCTCTTCTGCGACTTCGACGGCCCCATCATCGACGTTTCCGACCGCTACTACGAAACGTATCTCCTGGGTCTGTCAGATGTGCAAACCTTCTATCAAACTCGCGGTGTCTCGGTGCCCGTACATCGCCTCAGCAAGGCGCAATTTTGGGACATGAAGCAAAACCGCGTGCCCGACGTAGAAATTGCCCTGCGATCGGGGCTACGGGGTGACCAAATTGAGGTGTTCCTCAAGCGCGTGGTGGAAATTGTGAACCGTCCCGACCTGCTGCAAAAAGACACCCTCCAGCCGGGGGCGCGGTGGGCGCTGTCGCTGCTGCGGGCACAGGGGGCGCGACTGGTGCTGGTGACGCTGCGCTGCCGCGACCAAGCGACGCAAGTTTTGGAAAGCCACGGCCTGCTCGACCTGTTCAATGGCATTTGGGGAATGCAGGATGCGGGCGCGGCCTACGCAAACCAGGCAGAGCATAAGACTGGGCTTCTGGCAGAGGCGATCGCCACGATGGGCAGCGGCTCCACGGCCTGGATGGTGGGCGACACCGAAGCAGACGTGATCGCCGGACAGGCCGCAGGCATCGCCACGATTGCCCTCACCTGCGGCATTCGCAGCCAGTCCTACCTGAAAAAGTTTGAACCCACTCGCCTTCACAGCGACCTGCTTTCGGCAGTTCACTACCTGGTCTATCAGAGCGAAAACTGCTCGATGTCGGTCGCCTAG